TCTCGGTGACCACCTTGCTCAGGGCGTACGACGACTCGGGGTGCGGGTAGTGCGCCTCGTCCACCGGGGCGTATTCGGGCGGCACGTCGAAGGGCAGCCCCAGCGTGGTCTCGCTGGACGCCCAGACCACCCGGCCCAGCCCCAGCAGGGTGGCCGCCGTGAAGACGCTGTGGTTCATACTCACGTTCTGCACGAAGGTGTGGTGCGCGGCCTGCAGATCCGGAGCGGGAATATTCGCCAGATGCACCACGCTGCCCGCCCCGTGCATGACCTCCAGCGTCTGGCCCAGATCGGTTAGATCGGCCCGCAGGGTGGCCTTGAGGGTGCCAGGGAAGTCGCCGTCCGGTCTGGAAATGGGCTGAAGATCCACGGCGATGACCTCGTGGCCGTGTTCCAGCAGGTGTCGCAGGGTGGCGCGTCCGGCCCGGCCCGCCGCGCCGGTCAGCACCACCGGCCCTATCGGCGCAGCCTGGGAAGCGTCCCTCACCACGCGTAGGCTTCCGGGGCCTGTCCGCCGGGGCCGGGCCAGATGTCGTCCAGCGTCTTCAGGGTGTCCTCCGTCAGCTTGATGTCCAGCGCCCTCAATGCGCCCTCCAATTGCTCCGCCGTGCGCGGGCCGATGATCGGGGCCGTCACGGCAGGCCGGTGCAGCAGCCACGCCAGCGCCACGTCCGCCGGCGACTCGCCCAACTCCCGGCACAGCGCCTCGTAGCGCTCCAGTTGCGGGCGGTGTTTCTCGATCTGCTTTTGCATGTTCTCACTGGCGCGGCGGCCCCCCTCGGCTTTTTGCAGCGCGCCGCCCAGCAGACCGCCGCCCAGCGGGCTCCAGGGAATCAGGCCCAGGCCCAGCGCCTGACACGCCGGAAT
This window of the Deinococcus radiopugnans ATCC 19172 genome carries:
- a CDS encoding NAD-dependent epimerase/dehydratase family protein; protein product: MRDASQAAPIGPVVLTGAAGRAGRATLRHLLEHGHEVIAVDLQPISRPDGDFPGTLKATLRADLTDLGQTLEVMHGAGSVVHLANIPAPDLQAAHHTFVQNVSMNHSVFTAATLLGLGRVVWASSETTLGLPFDVPPEYAPVDEAHYPHPESSYALSKVVTETMAADFSRKTGIPYVALRFSNILGPEEYRRFPALAWPDPQARKWNLWGYIDERDAALACRLALTAPLAGASSFIIAAADTVMPVPSRTLMEQVFPGVPLREPLKDFETLLSIDHARQHLGFEPRHSWRDTLDGPEADQPGERA